TGCCCACCACAGCGGCATCCGTTGCACCAACGCTGCGAAAACCACGCCGCGGAACATGATCTCCTCGCACACGCCGGCAGCAAGCGCGACCCCGACGAAGTCAAACGCGAACGACGCAAGTCCGTGATGGCTCTTGATGATCTCGACGGACGCTTGCGGGTGGGGACCGAACACTTTCTCTTGCAATTCCCCCACGATAAAAGATACCAAGACGAGCGCCAGGCCCGCCAGAATTCCGATCAGCAAATCGACGGCTTTCGGGGGCCGGGCGAAACCGAGATTCGCACGCGTCGCCCCGACCGCGCCGGCGACAAGAACGATCGCAAGAAATGCCATCAACGCTTCGCCGGGGACTACCGTGGCAAATAATGCCGGCGCCGTGAAGACCAGTTTCGAAATTGTGTTGACGTCGGTCGGCGTGCCCGGATGCGCCCGAGCGTATGGAAAGTAGGTGAAGATAAAGAGTATCGCGCTGACGATGATCTGCGCTAAGTAGAGTACGGCGACGCCGAAAACGGTGATGCCGAATATCGGCCAACCCCGCCAGCGCTTCGGTCCAAACGCCGGAACGTCCGGAGCGATAACCGGCGCGACCTGCTGCGTCTCTTCCATCGTCCTCCCCGCGTCTTGTCGTGCTTCTTTCGTTATGTGCGCGGCGCGGTGAATCCTAGGGCGGTCAATGCATCGACGATTCGGATGTAGCCTTCGAGCGGAACTCGCTCTGCGCGCACGTCGATGTCGACACCGGCGGTTTGCATCGCACGAAGTAGCAAGTCGCGGGGCGGTGCGTCGTCGCCTAGCGCCGAGATGACGCTGTTGACGAGCATCTTACGCCGCTGCGCAAATGCGGCACGGATAAACCGCAGCAGCAGGCGCTCGTCGCGCGCTCGGAGCGCGTCGGTTTTCAGCGGTTCGAGAACGACGATAGACGACGCGACTGCGGGCGCAGGATAAAATGCGCCCGATCCCACGTCCAACAATTTTCGAACTCGGCAATGATAGGCGACAAACGCCGAAAGACTGCCGTATTCCTGAGTGCCGGCCCGCGCCGTCAGACGTTGGGCGTACTCGCGCTGGACCATGAGGACGGCGCATTCCCAAACGGGCGCGCACTCGATGATCCTTTCGATCAACGGCGTGGTGATATTATACGGAAGATTGCCGCATATCGCGCGCGGCGGTGGAGATTTGGCCAGCGCACCGCTGTAGTCGAATGTGAGGGCATCTGCTTCGCAGACGTTCACGCGTGGGTCACCCTTGAATCGATCGCGCAAAATGGGGACGAGGTCGCGGTCGATCTCGAGCACGGTCAGCATTCGCGACCGGTCGAGCAGTGCGGCGGTGAGTGCGCCGGTGCCGCCACCGATCTCGACGATCGTGGAACCTTCGGGTACGGCCTGCGCTACGCGTGCGGCGAATCGTGCATCGACGAGGAAGTTCTGACCGAAGCGCTTGCGCGCGCGAAGACCTCGCTCATCGAGAATCCGTTTGGGAGAAGCGTACGGGTTTGTCGGCATCGGACGCCGACTTCTGTATTAGGGCAAGCATCGCTTCCCCAGAAAAAAAACTAGGGCAAGCGATGCTTGCCCTCCTACATATATTGAATAAATTACCGATCGACGACGTAGACCGTGACCGGCTGGCGACCGAATCGGATAGCATCGCCGTAGCGATCCATGCAGAGGTCGATCCGCCGGCCGACGATCGCACCGCCCGTATCGGCGGCGATGGCAAGACCGTAACCCGGAATGAACACGTGCGTGCCGAGCGGGATGACGTCCGGATCGACTGCGACGATGCCGTACTGCGCTCGCATGCCGTTGGCGGTATATCCCGTGGGATTCGCTTTTGCGGTGAGCGCCGTATACGCAGTGGCCTCCATCGTGTACACGTGGATCAATTTGTGATACGGCGTGCTGGATTTAAGTTGTGAGAGCGTGCGCGGCGTGCCTTCCAAGATGTGCGCCGGCCGCGAACCGCGGATGGTGATGCGCGAAATGACGGCGCGCTCGACTGCAACCTCATCCCACATCGTCACGCGCTCGGTGACGACGCGCAGACCATCTCTGCCTTTTACGATGGATCGTTTGCCCGGCGCGAGCGCGGGCGTGAACTCGATGATCGGATCCGGCTTGACGAGCACGCGATGCGTGGTGACGCGCGTGATGATGCGCATAGGCGCAACACGTGGAGCGACATCGTTGTTCTGAAGATAGTCGGTGCGGTTCGGGGTGGCGAAGAACGCGACCTGAACATCGTGCTCCGCAGACGTGACGGTCGCACGCGCAATTCCGGTGGATATCGTGTACGAAACCGAATGCTGACGGCTAGGCGGCCCTTGCGCAATAGCTTCCGACCGCGCAAGGCCGCACAAAACCAGGGCGGTTACTGCGAAGAAGGTTAGCGGCGCAATGCGGCTCATGCGGCTCAGATCGTTTTCTCCTTGCGGATATTGGGCGAATCTAGGGCGGGCGGAACTGAGTCCTATGAAATTGTGCGAAACTCGCCGGTGCAAAGCGGTTGCGGGCTGTTTGCAATTTTTGAGATACGACCGGGCGAATATTCCCCGGTGTAATGATCGCGCGTTCGCAAATGACGCGAACGAATACGAATAAATGGTGGCTATAGATAGCCAGATGATTGCTAGCAGTATATCACGCGAAATATAGCAGCGTCAATTTTCGGTATTCATATGCGGTACACGCATGCGAGATTTGTAGTTTTAAGCGATTGCGTTCCGCTAGAGGAGTCCGAGTTCAACCACAGGAACGCGAATTTCACAATGCGTTCCGTGATGCGGGTTATCCACAACGTCGATTGAAGATCGCGATTTTCACAGAAGTCTATCGTCCCATTGTGAATGGTGTCGTCACGTCGGTGGATTCGCTCGCGGATCACCTGCGTCGCGCGGGTCACGACGTCTACACGTTTGCGCCGCACATTCCAAAGGGCGCGGAGACATTCGGTCGCGTGTTTCGGATGCCGTCGCTTCCGTTGCCGGCGCGCACCGAATACCGTCTCACGCTGCCGCTCGTATCGAGAAAAAATAAGCGCGCGTTCTTGGGTCAGTGCGATGTCATCCATTCGCATTCGTTGTTCATCACAGGGTGGATGGCGTCGTATTATGCGCGCAGAAGATTTCGTGTGCCGCTCGTGTTCACGTATCACACGCTGTTGGAGAATTACGCGCATTACTCGCCGCTCGGTCAGCGCCTGACTTCGCAACTCACGCGCGAACTCACGCGCACGTACGCCAATGCCGCCGATGCGGTGATCGTGCCGACACAAGCAGTCGCGACGCAACTGCGGCAGCAAGGCGTCAATGCGCCGCTGTGCGTCGTTCCAACGGGAGTCGATATCGAGGCCTTCCGCGATGGCGATGCGGCGCGTGGCATGGCCGTTCGGAACCGTCACGGCATTCCGCTGGACGCCCCGCTCGTGCTCTTGGTCTCTCGACTGGCCCAGGAAAAGAACGTGCCTCTGGTATTGGAGGCCTTGAAGCATTTGCGAAGTCGCCTACCGGCCGCTCGCTTGCTGCTCGTTGGCGCCGGGCCGCTGGACGATGCGCTGAAAGCTCAAGCTGCGGCAGAGGGTCTGGAGGAAGCGGTTGCCTTTGCCGGCAGCGTGCCGTATGCAGAGCTGCCGGAGTACTACTCGGCCGCAGATGTCTTCGCGTTCCCATCCAGCACGGAGACCCAAGGGTTGGTCATGGCAGAGGCGTTTGCAGCCGGCCTGCCGGTGGTTGCCGTGGATACGCCGCAGGCGCGCGATGTGTTCGGGATCCACCTCGCAG
Above is a window of Candidatus Eremiobacteraceae bacterium DNA encoding:
- a CDS encoding type II CAAX endopeptidase family protein, encoding MEETQQVAPVIAPDVPAFGPKRWRGWPIFGITVFGVAVLYLAQIIVSAILFIFTYFPYARAHPGTPTDVNTISKLVFTAPALFATVVPGEALMAFLAIVLVAGAVGATRANLGFARPPKAVDLLIGILAGLALVLVSFIVGELQEKVFGPHPQASVEIIKSHHGLASFAFDFVGVALAAGVCEEIMFRGVVFAALVQRMPLWWAAALSGLIFAAAHADYWSIAALWAVGMGLCFLYYRSRTLWANMIAHTTFNAVTLVFVYFLPQLAK
- the rsmA gene encoding 16S rRNA (adenine(1518)-N(6)/adenine(1519)-N(6))-dimethyltransferase RsmA; this encodes MPTNPYASPKRILDERGLRARKRFGQNFLVDARFAARVAQAVPEGSTIVEIGGGTGALTAALLDRSRMLTVLEIDRDLVPILRDRFKGDPRVNVCEADALTFDYSGALAKSPPPRAICGNLPYNITTPLIERIIECAPVWECAVLMVQREYAQRLTARAGTQEYGSLSAFVAYHCRVRKLLDVGSGAFYPAPAVASSIVVLEPLKTDALRARDERLLLRFIRAAFAQRRKMLVNSVISALGDDAPPRDLLLRAMQTAGVDIDVRAERVPLEGYIRIVDALTALGFTAPRT
- a CDS encoding 3D domain-containing protein, which encodes MSRIAPLTFFAVTALVLCGLARSEAIAQGPPSRQHSVSYTISTGIARATVTSAEHDVQVAFFATPNRTDYLQNNDVAPRVAPMRIITRVTTHRVLVKPDPIIEFTPALAPGKRSIVKGRDGLRVVTERVTMWDEVAVERAVISRITIRGSRPAHILEGTPRTLSQLKSSTPYHKLIHVYTMEATAYTALTAKANPTGYTANGMRAQYGIVAVDPDVIPLGTHVFIPGYGLAIAADTGGAIVGRRIDLCMDRYGDAIRFGRQPVTVYVVDR
- a CDS encoding glycosyltransferase — protein: MKIAIFTEVYRPIVNGVVTSVDSLADHLRRAGHDVYTFAPHIPKGAETFGRVFRMPSLPLPARTEYRLTLPLVSRKNKRAFLGQCDVIHSHSLFITGWMASYYARRRFRVPLVFTYHTLLENYAHYSPLGQRLTSQLTRELTRTYANAADAVIVPTQAVATQLRQQGVNAPLCVVPTGVDIEAFRDGDAARGMAVRNRHGIPLDAPLVLLVSRLAQEKNVPLVLEALKHLRSRLPAARLLLVGAGPLDDALKAQAAAEGLEEAVAFAGSVPYAELPEYYSAADVFAFPSSTETQGLVMAEAFAAGLPVVAVDTPQARDVFGIHLAGELVADAPAMAQALFALLTSPERRAAASAHSRAAAVQFDARATAGRVFAVYNAVLANKAGLADMSAFDELFEVVDPGLVPEDARERSTQT